The Methanocella arvoryzae MRE50 DNA window AAGTTAAGTAGATCGAGGCACATCTACAATCTATGAAGTTCGGCCTGAAAGTCCACCACACAGATATCGACAGCCTGCTGTACTTACGACCTCAGGCGATCGAGTTTGCGCTGTTTCATGGAGATATGGGTGGCGAATGGGCAGACCGGATCCGCTTCGACGGCCCGATCATCGTTCACGCGCCGGAGAAGTTCGGCGACGGAACCATCCTGGATGCGGGCTCTGAAGACGAAGTGCAGCGCACCAGGGCGACAGAGATGCTCAAGCGAACGATCGATATCTCTGTTCGGCTGCAGGCAGAGCTGGTGATCATCCACCCGGGAGGCGTGTTCAGGGAGCACAGAACAGTCTCGCCGGAGAGACTGATCAGGACGATGGCGGAGCTAAAAGCCTGTGCTGGCAATCGGGTTGAGCTGGTGCTGGAAAATATGCCGGGCTACTACCGCACCGGAGGCACACTCTGGCACCCCTGCCTGCTGACCGGAGCAGATGAAATAGTTGCAGTGCTGGACCGGACTGACGTCGGCTTATGCCTGGACGTCTGTCACGCGAAGCTGTACTGTAACGTCAGCGGACATGATTTCAAGCAGTATATCGAAACGTTGTTGCCGTATGCCCGGCATCTTCACGTCTCCGACGCCATGGGCGAAGCCGGTGAAGGCCTCCAGATCGGCGAAGGGGAGATCGACTGGGAGTGGCTGGCCTCAGTAACCCGGGACCTCGATCTGGTTGCGGTGCCCGAGATAGACGACGGTTTCAGGGAGGGGGGCAAAGGTTTCAGGATCGCCAGAGATCGGTTGTCAAGCATGGGTTTCTATGGCAGGTCTTAGCGTTTATCTGACAACTATTTGAGGTAGTTTTACCATTATATCACTCATACCAAATTACAGGAGCTGGCAAATACATGATTCTAGTTACCGGCTGCGGGCCGCTGGGTGCGGGCCTGGTGAAGGCAATGGAAGATCAGCCTGCAAAAGGCGCTTGCGACGAGAGCAATCCCGATATCCCGAGAGGCTTCATGACCTACAACTTCGAGAAAGAGCAGGATATCAGGAGGATCGTCGATGTGGAGAAGCCGAAGATCTTAGTTCTCACCGAAGAGATCGACAACGTCGAGTACTGCGAGGAGAACCGCATGGATGCCATGTACTACAACACCCGGGCTCAGCGGTATTTCGCCGAGGCTGCGCAGAACGTCGGGGCGAGGCTTGTGCTCCGCTCAAGCGCGATGGTGTTCGACGGCCGCAAGCCCGGTGGCATGTACACCGAGGAAGATCATACAAATCCCCTGAACGTCTACGCTGAAACTAAGGTGATGGCGGAAACGGCTGTCGACCGGACCAAAGATTTCCTGGTAGTCCGTTTGGGCGAGCTATATGGCGCCTACTTTGATAACTTCGCCAGCCATCTGGTTGAAAGCCTGAGTATGGGACAGAATGTGGAACTGGCGACTGATATGTACTTCTCACCCATCTACCTGGATGATGCTATCGCCGCAATCAAGGAGCTTACACTAAATGGTATGACCGGCTTCTATCACGTGGCCGGACCGGAAAGGCTGAGCCACTACGAGTTCGGGAAAAAGATCGCCAGGGCTTTCGGGTTTAGCGAAGACAGGCTGGTACCCATCACCATGGCGGACCTAAAGCTGACTGTGCTGGTCCCCCGGGATACTTCGCTCAGCTCGGCTAAGCTGAACGCGCTGATGAAAGTGCGCGGCGTAGACGAAGGCCTGGCGGCGATGAAGACTGCTGCGGCGGCCGGTAAAAATTAAATTTTTTTACTTCAGCTCTCGCTTGACCTTCTCCTCGACCTTGCCCATTTCCTTAACTGCTTTGCCCGCTTCCTTCTCGGCTTTGCCCCTTGCTTCCAGGCCTGGCCTGCCTGCTGCCTTTCCTACTTCTTCCCTGGTCTTGCCCATAGCTTCCTTAGCAGTGCCCTTCACTTCTTTTTCAATACCACCCATGTTCTCACCATCTCCGAGAATGAAAGAGATGTATAAAACGGTTGACCAAATTATGGTGAAAATAAGATCATGTCTCGCACGATCAAGTATGCGCGGGAAACAGGCTATCTGCCCTGCCGCAAGTGCCGGATGCCGGAGAGCGCTTACGCGCTGCGGCTGAAAAGAAAGAAAAAAGAAAAATTGGGGGATGGCCGGGAACTTAGAGCTGATACGGAGTAATCAGCACGTAGCTGGCCTTCCCGCCGACCTGGGTGCCCTCTACCTTGAGGGTGTAGATGCCCGGGGCC harbors:
- a CDS encoding sugar phosphate isomerase/epimerase family protein; the protein is MKFGLKVHHTDIDSLLYLRPQAIEFALFHGDMGGEWADRIRFDGPIIVHAPEKFGDGTILDAGSEDEVQRTRATEMLKRTIDISVRLQAELVIIHPGGVFREHRTVSPERLIRTMAELKACAGNRVELVLENMPGYYRTGGTLWHPCLLTGADEIVAVLDRTDVGLCLDVCHAKLYCNVSGHDFKQYIETLLPYARHLHVSDAMGEAGEGLQIGEGEIDWEWLASVTRDLDLVAVPEIDDGFREGGKGFRIARDRLSSMGFYGRS
- a CDS encoding CsbD family protein, with the translated sequence MGGIEKEVKGTAKEAMGKTREEVGKAAGRPGLEARGKAEKEAGKAVKEMGKVEEKVKRELK
- a CDS encoding SDR family oxidoreductase: MILVTGCGPLGAGLVKAMEDQPAKGACDESNPDIPRGFMTYNFEKEQDIRRIVDVEKPKILVLTEEIDNVEYCEENRMDAMYYNTRAQRYFAEAAQNVGARLVLRSSAMVFDGRKPGGMYTEEDHTNPLNVYAETKVMAETAVDRTKDFLVVRLGELYGAYFDNFASHLVESLSMGQNVELATDMYFSPIYLDDAIAAIKELTLNGMTGFYHVAGPERLSHYEFGKKIARAFGFSEDRLVPITMADLKLTVLVPRDTSLSSAKLNALMKVRGVDEGLAAMKTAAAAGKN